The DNA region AGGAggattttaacaattttaattttgaaaaaaaattggaagcAACTATAGCAAGTATTTTGagtaaaagggaaaaataaactAGTCTTTTTATATGATCAAGAATTTTTATATTacttgtttaaaaattattacggtaatttttattgttgtctTTTAGTtatattatatcattattttctAACCCTTTTGCTGaaatatttgttcattttgagatttttgtctAATTCAActattagattttttatattgttagtagcaaatttatcaaaagattctaattaattctctctctttctctaaaaatTTGATGGTTACAATAATGGAGATATTTGAGCCTTAGTTCTACTCATAAAGGAGAGCATGAGATACCATTAAGTTTTAAGGCTCTCGACATTATTAGTAGGTTTCTAGTTTTACATGTGCAAACATGGTTATGTGTTTTAAAAATCTCTCTCCCATGTTTTGATTTAAGtagctcaaaagaaaaatgttgtaaCGTTAGTGTTAGCAAATCCATGACAATGTATCTTGTTTTTGACTTTTAAGTGTCAAATATTAAGACAAGATCAACTCTAATGGCCTGTTTAAATGGAGGGGGGAAGGAGGGAAAGtgaaggagagtagagtagagttggttaaaaagaaactaattttgtgttaaatctactatactctactctactctccctccctcttcctcaatccaaacggatcATAAGATTTATCTCAAGAAAAGGACAATAACTAGAATCTCAATCAACCCACAGTTGTCTCTCGATTGATTTAGACCAATCTCTCAACATGCCCTCGACTAAGGCCTGCTCAATTGAGATACAGGAAACCTGATAATTAATGTTGGCTAATGAGGTGGAATTCGTGCCCTACTTGGGTTACTATATAAGGGCTCATTAAAGTCAACCTAATTAAGGTTTTTAGAGGTTTGACAAAACAATGCTTGCatttaagaaaatcaaaaccctagaaCCTCTTTCACCACGTAATATAGTTCATCAAAAGTGAATATGAAGAATGATGTTCAAGTTTGGTGAAAAAGTTGAAGCCACAAAGCTTTCTTTGTTCTATAGTGGAGAAGAATTATCAAGGAGTTTCTTGAAGTCATGTACATGTGAAAAAGTTCATACTAGAATAGTCATAACGACTTGGAGTAGACGACTTGGAGTAGATTGAGGGATCACGCTAATAAGTTCTACTAGGTACCAATTAggaatatacatatattttaacgtttaaattattaagtgtattatttaattttatctaaaatttaattcaGTCCTATAATTTCAACTTCATTTAATTCAATTCTCCCTTTAATGTCCCTAAATGGGCTGTCGTTAAGTGTTCAAagtaatttagtttttttttgtggttttttaaatttaaaataaaaaccaaaaaactaataaattttttttttttaaaaagaaaattaaaaagcaatttttttgaCATCTCTTGATCTCTCTCATCCAAAAATTTCAATACAGAgatttcaacaaaattcaaactttcTACTTCAAATTTCTTTTACGGATATTACTTTCGTTCTTTGTAGTAGATTGCCTCAAATTGCTGATAACATGCATTTGAGCGCATAGTCTAATTTGTAGTAAACAATGTTTAGCTACATACTTGTTTGTAGTTGATGACTataactcccactaaaaaaatcaacatgactacatatttaaaaattctaattattggattgcatattttttatgtttttaatacgcatatcaaattttgcatcaattagatgttatttactattcgatttgtaaactttatttttttaatgtataatttaaggctacaaaaacttgaaattcaaatatttaattgatgGCATAAGTAttgatttttgatattttggaaaatttgcaacataaaagaattaagaaaaaaaatgtaatctaacgataaatttgtcaaaatcaCATATGATAAAAGGATATTGAGTAGagttgtagccaaattttgtccattCGCAGTAGATCTAAGCTCCTCTTCTTACTCGAGCACAATCACCATGTTCAAAGCTGAGCTTCCTAGCCACTAAAAGCAAGTGAAATGTACTCTGCCGTCCTTGAATCCGTTACGAACCAGATAAAACATATGGAACAGATTCTCCAACCAAAAGTGGAGTACGAAAGAAATAACCAATTCATTCCTTGACATCATTATTTCAGAAACAAACACAACGAATTCCAACGagcattaatttttaataagccCAAAACACATAACccttgaatttattattattttttgcttcAGGAATGTCCTTTAGCGGCGGGAGACTTGAAtggattttggtttgaattGATTGGGTTGAATGAATTGGTTTGGAAGTGATTGCAATGCTTTGAACTtttaattgatttgattttacttagaggactgaattgaATGAAATTGAAGTTACAGAACTAAATTGAATATTTAGGCAAAGTTAGAGGTCGCAATTTGTAATGTTGCCTATTATAATTGTAAATGCTGATTTTAATAGTGAAATTTTCCTCAGAGTTGGGGTTGACTCCGAAAGTTCTGCTAGTCACTGAAAATTTTGGTCACTTTTGGGCTTCTGTTTGTCTTCAATTTCCCAATAATAAGTTGTTGCAAACTGACAGAGACCAAGATGACACTAATCTAAAGATGTATGTGCAGGTCTCCGATCTCACTCCACTTCAAGTATGTCGCAAAATCTTTCAATCTGACACTACTATCTAAATTATTCCTCAAGATTTCTGCAAGCTTGAAGTACTCATCTCTTGAACCAACAAATAGCACAGTACTGCTTGTACAGTTTAGGAACAATGTATCTCCATCTAGCAGTGTTCAAAATGGACTGATCCAGTATTTTGTCAACAATTCTGTGAAAATAATCTGCCTGACCACAAAAGGAAGCTTTAGTTCaatgtccaattttttttttttttggtaaattgtaaattacacccatAAAGTTCGGGAttaattggattttacaccctaaagttttaaaaattagattttatccCTCGAAATTTGGGTTGCTTTGATTTTACACTTTAACGTTTCAGAACTtgaattttacactctaaaatttaggagtgtttggattttacaccaccaaattttgaaactttggggtgtaaaatccaaacattctaaaactttagggagtaaaattcaaatacttctAAACTATAGggagtaaaatctaaattctgaaacgtcagggtgtaaaattcaaacatcacCAAACTTCaaggggtaaaattcaaattttgaaacttcaggCTGGAAAATCTAATCACCCCAAAACTTTCGGCGTATAAATTGCAATTtaccatattttttattttttattttttatttatgaatgttCAATGTCCAATTTCAATTACAATACAGAAAACACAAGGCGGCAACTCAGACATGCCCTATTTCAAGTTGAGTTATTAGTGCTCAGGCAACAATTTCAATATAGCACAAGACACTTTAACGATACTGAGACAAAGCCAGAAGCCAGTCTAAGTGATATGTCCCATCTTGACAAAGTAAAAATGCATCACACGGTTGTATAGCTTGACATCTTTAGTTTTCTACCATCTTGGCACTTTCTCAAAAGCAATAGAGATCCTTACAACTATACTTGAATAATTAAGTAGAGAGCAAAGAGTTGACAGTGAAAAAACTTGCATCAAAGTAAACTATGATACAGAATTAAATACAGTTTCTTGTAATGAGATCTGAATCTTCTTAGCTGGACTGCTGCAGGAAGTAGAAGCCCTCCATCCTTTATGGTTATAGTTTGAAACTACAAATGCGTCCTTTACTTTTATCTTCCACAAAAGTAACATTTAAAACAGCAATGTCGTATACTGGGACTTGTTTTGGAAGTGATTGCAATAAGGAGTCAAGCTTTATCATCCCTTCTCTGATTTTCTTGGAAATAGCATCTTCAAAAGCAGATGCTACTTTCCCTTCAAAAGAATCCACTTCCCTGgaataaatgcaaaagaattAAGTGCATAGGGagttaatattttcaaatgctAAGATGCATTGCACCATGGAATGCAGACTCAGACAGATAGAATAAATGAGATTAATATGTCATCAGCAAATAAAACATGATGTGTAGTATCATATAACTGATCTGTTTTGAAGTTAGTATCATTGAAGTGCGAAAGGATTACACAtccttaaaacttaaaagtaagCTCTCTTTGTTTGGGGTTTTTTTGGGGGATTGggggggttgggggggggggggggggcttgAAAAGGTAAGCTCTTTCTTAAATACAATTTATAAATTCCAGTGACACTATTAATCTAATTTAGGGAAGATATTTTAACCAATAGAGGttgataattttataaattttacagtTACAGATGCAACAGGGTAGGAAATCACATGACATCCACATTTTAGCACAGAGAGATTGATATTTCCTTAGTTCTTTGGAGCTGCAATTACCCCCACTTCCATAACTTCACCCTTCACAGAAGTAGCACTGCCTTATGAGAAATTAAAGTTCCAAGTTAAAAGTCCCTGAACACTTTTTGCTAAGAACAATGTATTTTTGCAAGTTTCATTTCATGTCAACCACTAAACagatttgttttaataattcgCATTTACATATCACGttatttccttttatctttGAAATCATCTCCTCATTCAcatttaagaattttattttacctttacATATCTTGTTATTTGATTGTTACAGATGCTTGTTTTAGATTAACTTCTGTTATATGACTTAACTTTAATCTGTTCTAAATCAAGCTATTTATTTTGTGACAGTAAAACTTCCATGAACAAACAAGATGGCATATTAAAGATTATTTGCAGATTATTGATCATCTGACCATTTTATCACCTATATTTTTGGTAACTTGCACAACAACAACCACCTTGACAAAACACTCAAATTACAGCATACACTCTGAGAGCAACAGGTAGAAATATAAGGGGTATGTTGAAGACATTGGTTGGTTGaactttttggagatttttttttggttaaattttgaGATACATTTGGCATGGAGTTTGTATAAGATGTTGTGGCTGCCTGCTATTGCTAACAACAAGAACCATGCGTATCTGCCTCACATTGTAGAGCAACATATATTACAAATGGAGGTTGTTAAATCTTTTATCTTTTGGGGAGAGTCTATTTTAATTTGCCAAAGACAAGCATCCATGATGCACAATATTCACATCTtgtttcaagtcattctctaaACATTTTTATTACATGAGAATTACACATAAGTAATACATttgttttaaaacaaaacaacaacatgCCCACGCATCATGTGTCATCACTTATTTGTACaaatgagaaacaaaaatttcaactatAGGGGAAATTGATTACATGGAGGGAGTAGTTGGACATGGGGGAACCGGAATTTCAGTAATACCTTCTAACATCAAGACTGCACTCTTCATAGAGGGACGGAGAGCTGGTTCTTCTTGAATGCACCACAgtcccaccttcaccattttcTCCAAGCTCATTATATCTACCTCTTCACCAATCACAAGCTTATATAAATCTCTAGCAGCAAAGCACTTATAGGCCCAAGAAGAAAGGACAATCTCCTCTGCTGCAGATGCGTTAAGATCTATGTTCTTTCTGCAACATACAATTTCCAAGAGCACAATCCCATAACTGTAAACATCTGCCTTCACTGATATAGGGATGTTCTTATGCCATTCTGGTGCCACATACCCTCTTGTCCCTCTGGCCCCCGTGAAAGTCCTTGTCTGATCTGGCATTAAGAACTTGGCAAGCCCAAAGTCAGAGATTTTAGCATTCCAACAATCATCCATCAAAATGTTTTGAAGCTTTATATCACAATGAATGATAGGGGCCTCACACTCTTCATGTAGATAGAAAATTCCTCTTGCAACATCCAATGCAATTCTCAATCTCTCAGTCCAATCTGGACGCAATATGGCCCCAAACAGTAGGTCAGCAAGGGAACCATTGCTCATGTATTCATAAACCAGAAGCCTTTTAGAGTCCTCTGCACAGAAACCCAGCAACCGAACTAAGTTCCTGTGATGGGTTCTTCCAATTGCTCGCATCTCTGCACGGAACTCTCTTTCACCTTCTTCAACTAATTTCTCCAGTCTCTTTACTGCAACAAGTTTTTTACCTTGGTTTAAAGTACCTTTGTAAACTGCTCCAAAAGACCCTTTACCCAACTCTTCCTTGAAACTATTTGTTGCTCTTTTGAGCTCGGCGTATGTGAACAATCTTAAGGTTACCTCCTCAGGCAGGCCCCAATTTCCATTCTTTAACAGCATTTGATACCttaaaactctaattttgaaaatgaaacgGCCAAAGATTGCTAGAGCAACACATGAAAAACCAGTAAAGCCTAGAGTTTCAAGAACGATTTGTACCATAGCTGTTTTGCTTGTGATAACGACTGTGTCAGAAGCAATGGGTAGCCGTGGCTTCTTTGGGATAGATCCCACCTTCAAGAACGCTGTGTGATTGGATTTTGTAACTGTTCTAAGATATCTCAGTGGAAACTTTTGTTTCTGGCAAGAATTACCATCGAAGAGTGCTGCGTCACAATTGCAGTCTTCCAAACATGAGCTTTTGCAATCTTCCTTTGACATAATTTCATCAAAATATGGAATGTCTCCCCACACCCATTTTTCCATAGTACTTATGTTATAAAAAGCTGCATTTCCTTTCCCACCTGTACACCCTGCTTCTGAAAAGTTTCTCTCACAGCCTAGAGTCCTTCGATTGGGGTCTACGAAATCATGCCCAGGAAGGCAACGACAGTTGCTTTGGCCGACATTTAGTGTACAAAAGCTGTTGAAGCCACAGAAACCGTATACGTCACATGAATATCTTAATGTTGACAACAAAAGATATACGTTTCTATTCTCATCGTAGGCGTGAGAATACAATCGGAAAATTCCATCAACATCAAGAGTTGCACGATAAATGGTATTGTTATCGTTGTTGAGGTTGACGTTGCTTTCTCCGGAGGAAATTAAGAAATCATTCACGATAAAAACGGTTGCTGAATTGGACTGGTTGACGAGGTTTAAACCGCCGGTAGAATTAAGATAAAGGTCAAAAAGGAAATCATGCGGGTTGTAACCACTCCCAGCAGTACCAGTATCCCAATAGGCATCTGACACGGCGTCTCCACTGTTTCCTGGGTATGAAACAAGGTTTCCATCAGTCTGCATTCTGAGATGAAACCGTCCAGTTGAGTGGTCTCCCTCATTTAAACTGGAGGCCAGTTCAGCTCCAGCAAACAGAGTCTGACCTTGTAAAATGGTATCGGTAGGACTGTCAAAACTCTGCCAGGTGATCTTGGAATCATTGTTATAGAGCACAAAATTGCCGGAATCATTCATGACGGCATAGGAAGCGGGGCCTTTTGCACCACTAGCAATGACTTGTTCCGGTCCCTGCTCTGTTCTTAACACAAGCTTACCATCCTTGGTAAAATCCAGCTTTGCCTTTGAGGTGACCGGTGGATCGTCACGATTTGCTGTCCACACAACTGTTATGCTCTCCATAACGACCAGCCAAATTCCCACCGCAAAGCCACTGCCTTGCGGATAGAATCCAAATGCAAATCGGTGAGAAGGAGAAGGCCATGAAGTCAGGTAGGTAAGGGGAGTGCCTAAGCGTATTCTGCTAGGTTCGTTTGGTTGAGCTCTTCCAGCTACAAAGGTTATGAACAGGACTAAGAAAACAATGGATATGGAAGCCATGGGAGGGGatgaaaaaaacataataactTGTATTGTGTCTTTAACTAGTAGGTAAGATTAACGATAGACACAAGCAAGCTTCTAATGAAGCGGTCGTGAGGAGTGAagacataaaaaaaagaaaaaagaaaattggaaaaaaatgatTCTCTATATtcaaaaaggatttttttttagaaaaaaaaaaaggtacataGTCCATCATcacttccaaaaataaaattttaaatagtgaaGTAGACTCtttctatttaaattaaaatggagagaattgtgtgtgtgcgtgtatatatatatatatataaattcttaaataattgtCTAGTACGGATAACATACGAAAGATTTTAGGGGGAGTACGTTTGTCTTtagcttttttatttaactttttagtttatttatttcacttttttaaagttttacttTTTCTTAGTACATCAACAGTTTAACAAAATTTCAatctaaataaagaaaaaagaaaaaaaagaagaagacaaaagctCAAATAGACCAGTGCCAAATGGACAAGAATGAACCTAACAAACATGAAAGGTGAGAAATCTACTTAATTCAAACTAGGTAATGATTTAAGTATGACTAAGTTAATTAAGGCTAATCTAACAATTAATGCGGAATATACGTGATTAACCAAATTAACTATGCATGGCTACTAATAATTgcatgaataaaaatattagagCAATTAAATGAGCAATTGAAAAtaactaaagaaaagaaaacccggAGAGGAAAATCCAAGTATCCTACATAAAAACCTCTCATTGCCCTGACCACaaaaaatgatccactagataAAATAGTTGTAGTACAAAGATTACAATAAAGACCCTTAAAGCCTAAGCTACCCAAGTACTTGCTCCCTCAAAACTCTAGCTCGCCACCTACTTCTTTACTGAGTACTTTATTCAATCTAACTTCCTGAATCCTGCAACCTAGCGTAGTTGCACCTTCAAGCCTCCTAGGCTTAAATTGGGCAATCTCCAATATTTCCCAACAACCTAAACACTCATACCATTGATAAGAGGGAAAAGAGTAGAGAATCGATGGTGTTTGAGTCTCTCAAAAATGGCTCCAATTTGTTTAACTCTTAAGTGGGTGCTTAGGGTAAAATTGTGAGAAATGAGTGTAAATACAGTGGGAAAGGGCTTGAACAATAGAGGATCTAAATAACAAACTTCTCTCCAGTGCGGCCATTTTTGCTCATGCAAGCTCATGATTTGTCCCATGAAATTGgtcacaagactcacaacaACATCTTAAAACTGTCATGTGCCTATTTCATAAGTCCCTACTCCCTTGTCCTACCCATTGTCCcataaaaatcatcaacaagCAGTTTATGAACTCACTTTAAAGCCCAATTCAAAGTACAAAAGTTAAGCCCACAAATACAAAagatttatgcaataaattacAAAGAAATTGGCATGGAATAAAATGAACACATATACAGGAAATTACAACTTAACAAAAGGCAATTTATTTCATCActtccaattttttattcatttttattttttggctaaagAAAGACGCAAAAGCacacaaaatgcaaaaaaataacaGAACCAATTAAGAGGTCAGATCCCTCCTATCAGCTACAACAATGTTGctttcatatgaaaaaaaaagaattaaaaataaaatcataaaaacaaaCTAGGGTGTGCATACCTACTAAATGTATgtatacacatacatacacattaTTAAGTCCCCAAGGATACATCAATTAGAGTGCACATATTATGAAACAACAATGGAAAGAACTGGCGATGGAGGAATTGGAACATTTATTGTTCCTTCCAACATCAAGACTACATTCTTCATTGAAGGGCGCAAAGTTGGATCTTCTTGAACACACCACAATCCCACCTTGACCATTCTTTCCAATGTCCTGAAGTCTACAGTTTCATCTTTCACAAGCTTGTCCAACTCTCCTGCAGCAAAGCAGTCATATACCCAACTAGAAAGAATTATCTCATCTGTAGTTGAAACATTTACTTCGATGCTTCTTCTACAACAGACAATCTCCAAAAGCACAACGCCTAAGCTGTATATATCAGTTTGAAATGATATTAAGGAATTCTTTTCCCATTCAGGCGCTAAATATGCACTTGTCCCTTCCGCAGTTGTTGTGGCTCCTGATTGATTTGGCATTAGTAGCTTTGCAAATCCAAAATCAGAAATCTTTGCCGTCCAATTATCATCCATGAGTATGTTTTGAGGCTTTATGTTGCAGTGGATGATACGGACTTCGCTCTCTTCATGCAGATAGAGAAGCCCTCTAGCCACATCTAGTGCAattcttattctttctttccAAATTGGGGGCCTCTCAGCCTTGAAGATAAGATCAGCAAGTGAGCCATTGTTCATGTACTCGTAAACTAAAAGCTTCCTATTTCCCTCAATACAAATTCCAAGTACTCGAACCAAGTTTTTATGATGAGTTCGTGCAATTGCAATAATTTCAGCCCGAAATTCACGGTCCCCTTCTTCCACGTCTTTCTCGAGTCTCTTAACAACAATAGTTTTGCCACCCTCAGATATAGTCCCTTTGTAAACTGCTCCATATGAGCCCCTACCTAATTCTTCCTGGAAGCCTTCCGTAGCACTCTCAAGCTCGTTGTAAGAAAATAACCGTAGAGTAAACTCTTCAGCTAATCCCAAGTTCACATTTTCTGTCAGTTTTCTGTACCTGTCAAATTTGTGCCTGTACACCAAGATGCTAGAGGTTGCCAAAACAAGGCACAAGCATAAAAATGAACCCAAAATTATAGAAAGAATCAAAATCAGACTTCTCTTGCTTTCAATCAAGACTTCGTGGACTTGATGGGGATGGTACACCTTGAAGAAAGCTGTAGTTGGTTTGGTTACATTTCTTATTCTACCATATCTAAGCGGAAGCTTATATTTGCTGCAATAAGTATCCGTATACAATACTGCTCCACAATTACAATCCACCAGGCAAGATTTGCCACAACCTCTCTCTTCTATTAGCTTAACGGAATAAGGACGATCAGCCCACGACATATTCTCTAAAGAAGCAACATTGTACAACATTTCTGGATCTTCACTGCGTCTGCAATCATCTTCATTGAAGTTTTGGTGGCAGCCCAGGAACTTATTGCTGGTGTTGATGAAATCAAATCCAGGATAACAGCTACAGCCAGCTTTGCTGCCGATGGCTGAGCAGTAACTGTTAAGTCCACAGAAATCGTGTATGTCACATGAATTTTCTAACGTTGACAACAAAAGATGTACACGGTCGTTTCTATTCTCATTGTAGGTGTGAGAATACAATCGGAAAATTCCATCAACATCAAGAGTCGCACGATAAATGgtattgttattgttgtcaaGGTTGATGTCTCCGGAGGAAAATAAATGATCATTCAAGGTATAAACGGTAGCTGAATTGGACTGGTTGACAAGGTTTAAACCGCCGGTAGAATTAAGATAAAGGTCAAAAAGGAAACCATTCGGGTTGAAACCACTCCCAGAAGTGCCAGTATTCCAATAGGCATCTGACGCGGCGTCTCCACTGTTTCTTGGATATGAAACAAGGTTTCCATCAGTCTGCATTCTGAGATGAAACCGTCCAGTTGAGTGGTCTCCCTCA from Castanea sativa cultivar Marrone di Chiusa Pesio chromosome 6, ASM4071231v1 includes:
- the LOC142641390 gene encoding G-type lectin S-receptor-like serine/threonine-protein kinase LECRK3; its protein translation is MFFSSPPMASISIVFLVLFITFVAGRAQPNEPSRIRLGTPLTYLTSWPSPSHRFAFGFYPQGSGFAVGIWLVVMESITVVWTANRDDPPVTSKAKLDFTKDGKLVLRTEQGPEQVIASGAKGPASYAVMNDSGNFVLYNNDSKITWQSFDSPTDTILQGQTLFAGAELASSLNEGDHSTGRFHLRMQTDGNLVSYPGNSGDAVSDAYWDTGTAGSGYNPHDFLFDLYLNSTGGLNLVNQSNSATVFIVNDFLISSGESNVNLNNDNNTIYRATLDVDGIFRLYSHAYDENRNVYLLLSTLRYSCDVYGFCGFNSFCTLNVGQSNCRCLPGHDFVDPNRRTLGCERNFSEAGCTGGKGNAAFYNISTMEKWVWGDIPYFDEIMSKEDCKSSCLEDCNCDAALFDGNSCQKQKFPLRYLRTVTKSNHTAFLKVGSIPKKPRLPIASDTVVITSKTAMVQIVLETLGFTGFSCVALAIFGRFIFKIRVLRYQMLLKNGNWGLPEEVTLRLFTYAELKRATNSFKEELGKGSFGAVYKGTLNQGKKLVAVKRLEKLVEEGEREFRAEMRAIGRTHHRNLVRLLGFCAEDSKRLLVYEYMSNGSLADLLFGAILRPDWTERLRIALDVARGIFYLHEECEAPIIHCDIKLQNILMDDCWNAKISDFGLAKFLMPDQTRTFTGARGTRGYVAPEWHKNIPISVKADVYSYGIVLLEIVCCRKNIDLNASAAEEIVLSSWAYKCFAARDLYKLVIGEEVDIMSLEKMVKVGLWCIQEEPALRPSMKSAVLMLEGITEIPVPPCPTTPSM
- the LOC142641471 gene encoding G-type lectin S-receptor-like serine/threonine-protein kinase LECRK3 — protein: MFFSSPPMASISIVFLVLSITFVAGRAQPNEPSRVRLGTSLTYPTSWPSPSHRFAFGFYPQGSGFAVGIWLVGMDNNITVVWTANRDDPPVTSKASLDFTKDGKLVLRTEQGPEQVIASGAKGPASYAVMNDSGNFVLYNNDSKITWQSFDSPTDTILQGQTLLAGAELASSLNEGDHSTGRFHLRMQTDGNLVSYPRNSGDAASDAYWNTGTSGSGFNPNGFLFDLYLNSTGGLNLVNQSNSATVYTLNDHLFSSGDINLDNNNNTIYRATLDVDGIFRLYSHTYNENRNDRVHLLLSTLENSCDIHDFCGLNSYCSAIGSKAGCSCYPGFDFINTSNKFLGCHQNFNEDDCRRSEDPEMLYNVASLENMSWADRPYSVKLIEERGCGKSCLVDCNCGAVLYTDTYCSKYKLPLRYGRIRNVTKPTTAFFKVYHPHQVHEVLIESKRSLILILSIILGSFLCLCLVLATSSILVYRHKFDRYRKLTENVNLGLAEEFTLRLFSYNELESATEGFQEELGRGSYGAVYKGTISEGGKTIVVKRLEKDVEEGDREFRAEIIAIARTHHKNLVRVLGICIEGNRKLLVYEYMNNGSLADLIFKAERPPIWKERIRIALDVARGLLYLHEESEVRIIHCNIKPQNILMDDNWTAKISDFGFAKLLMPNQSGATTTAEGTSAYLAPEWEKNSLISFQTDIYSLGVVLLEIVCCRRSIEVNVSTTDEIILSSWVYDCFAAGELDKLVKDETVDFRTLERMVKVGLWCVQEDPTLRPSMKNVVLMLEGTINVPIPPSPVLSIVVS